ACAGattctctcattattgtggcttttaccaaatagaaataattttagctattttaacTGACCTAAGACAAAAGAAGTTAGGACTGATTTAACttcacagtgagaaaaaaaatatggccgtttctttttattcagtgtatgtaaacttctgtaTTAGCAATTCCTAAACAACTGAacaaatttgaaatataaatttacacttcaatttattttaaaagagatTTTTGCAAGTTAAAGCtatttttcaacataaaattCTAGTTTTTAAACGTCCtcaaactgaaagtgaaatttctcaaaataaaaatcccattGATTGATCACTACAGATCTACAACAAGAATGCCAGTACATTTGTCTTTAAGTCAGTAAAATGATAAGAGGAATGTGAAACAGCAGatttgtcttcatttatttgaagtggagtttcaatttttaaaaaactctgtGTGAACATGAGTGACAGAATGAGGGAGGGAGAAGGTACAGGCTGAAAATGTCAGACGTTTTctagttagaaaaataaaacgacATCAGTGACAGACTTGGTTACACCAGGATGATGAGTTCATTCCTACCGTTTCAATCAGACACAGTGGCTGAAAATGCACCAATGTGATCAGTCAAGTACATCAGATCCACAGAGGAACACCTCAAAACATTGGTAGTGTTTGGAACAATTACAATTTCAAATAACATCTGAGAGGCTGGCCGCCAGCTGTGCTCTGTGCCTGCTGTAACTGGGGAAAACGATGAAGAAAACGGTAAAAACACAACTTCTAATGATTAACCTGAATATAACGAGCATCTTGCACTGAAAGCAACTTCACTTTGAGTCGGGGTGAAAAGTGTCGTTAAGAAAACAGCTGGAAAGGATGACAATGAGGAAGGAGGCTTAATGGACACGTTATTCCCAACCGGAGCGGAGGCCACGTTCCTCCAGACTGATGACGGAACGTTCCGCTCCGATTCTCCTCACATGCGATGCTTACGGCGCCGAGTAGATATCCAATAAGATTAACTCTTTAGGAATAAATGGGCTTGAGGTTCCTACGGTCCTTTCAAGCACACACACCAAAGAATACAACCACATCTCACGCTATTCTTTAAGCAGGAAGCACagcgccccccccccccccccccccccccgccgcGCCACTCGGAGTCTGTCTAAGACACAGCGTCTCGGTTCCCTACGCGCAGACTCCCTCCGCTCGCCACCAGGTTGCGCAGCAGTTTGCAGCGGCCGGCCAGGTAGTCCTCCTCGTCAACATTGACCAGCAGTTTGATGGCCTCATGGCCCACGGCCTGCTTTAGGGAATCCGTGATAAAGACCCCTTTGAGCGCCTCCAGCAGCGAGCCGTTGATGTAGTCCCTCCAGAAGGCGTCCAGGTAGGTGAGCTCCGAGAACTTGATGTCGCAGATGATGGAGCCCAAGTCTCTGGATTTCAGGATGGTGTTGGCCTGGTTGAAGCGCTCAAACTGCCGCTCCACCGCCTCCTGCTTGTTGGAGAAGATGTTCCCTTGGAGGGCCGACTCGTGCTGGCAGTATTCTGCACGAACCCGAAGACGAATATCTGAAAAGGAACCgacatgaaatcagaaaatgatCCCGTCGTTGCACAGACATCACAGAGTTTCCTCCAGTGCATTATGAGCCTGGCGGGCCTCCAGGTTTTCTCTTTCACCAGACTAAggcttgtttgtttatttgttgtttatcatgcgactaattgatttattgcttcttGCAACAGGCCTACATAACATGATCAGTATGTGAACACATTGGCAGAGTGAAGTCAGTCTTTTTTATTCCCTGGAACAGAAACCACTGCTCATCTTTACCGCTCTGCAATCTAACAACTTCATCCTAATAAAGTGAGAAGACGGAGATAAAGGATCAAAAATATTTGGGAACTTTAATTAGCATGAAACAACTGAagggaaaaatattaatatttattttaattgtattgtttgccttttttaagcCTTTATACTGTAGTTGATGTTTAAGTAACACAAACATctagtcatattttcaaatttcctgtcagctttaaacatttttaagtcaaaaacacGGCGAGTTGCTGGTGGACCGTCTTAGCTCCCGACCACCAGGGTCGGCAATATTTCTGGGGGAAACGCTGCATCCTTACTCTGGTCTAAACaagtgtttttgtgttctttagGAGGGCGCCACAAGGGGGCGCTGTGGGACCTCAGAAAGATGAGAAAATacaggaactttttttttaattaatcacataatttttttaaaatctaaaatcttaaaattcaagattttaaaataaagatttcaaaatcttaaaatctaatttttcttttctgttgttaattttttttattaaataaatgttaaaataaattatttaaatgttatttctgattttctgccagacaaatttaaaaaattggaaaagtTTATGACAAGACCAAAAGAACTGTCCAAATGTGGAGAACCTTTCTGCTGAAACACCATAAGAACTGAGGgaacaaaattacatttgatgTGATAATATAAAGTatgaaatacatattttataatatctgttcatcacttcctgtcatccTCTCCCTGTGGTAGTCAGATTAcgtcatttcttcttctgtggtgttACATACAGCTGATTCCACACATCAGGACTGACTGGCCTTGctcatgtttatatatttatgtccTACATGGACATAAACATTCCTTCTCACTAATGCTAGAGATCATTTTAGCGTTACATTCTCACTAATATAACGTTTCTAACAGCTGTAATCCTTTTCATTCTCACCACaggtttgcttttctttgcagTCAGCAGATGAATTGCTCCTCTTGCGCTTGCGGTGCGGCGCCGGAGGGCTCGGCTTGGTTCGGGGAGAGCCCACATGTGATCCTGATGGGGAGCAGCATATGAACGGCTGTGAACCTATGAAGTAGAATCATGTTTAAAACTGTTAGGAAACCATCTCAGCAAAAGTTAAAGAGgtctttgaagaaaaatattgcCGTTTGTTGTTATTAAGTGGGTCTTTTTGCCAGTGGACTGCTGTAAACATGGCGGGTGGGATGTTTCCCACACAGACCCACCTGTTCTTCTGTGGGCTACGCCGTCTTTACACTGCTCTGATCCTCTGGGTGAAATGTATCGCACAGACGTTTCCTCCAGGTACTTGTCAACAGGATCTGGGCACACTGGAAACAACTTAGTTAGTAGCTGATTTCTAATGCAAACCTCCAAACTAACAGAACGAAGAACCCAAATGCACCAGCGATCATTGAATGCTGCAGATTTTACTattaaattttaattcagtttgatgaaaaatgttcttaaagagacaaaaaaataccCTAAAAAGACTCAGAATCCAGTTCAACCTAAACTCTTGAATGATAAACAAGTTTCCAGTCCCAAGATGGCAGCAGTGTTCAAATGAATCAACAGGCTGCCTGTTCATTGCAGAAGAGGAAGTGACCTGCACAGGCACACTGATGTTCAGTGTGCCTGTGCACACCAGAGGAGGAGAGATGGGGAGGTTTGTGacagtcaaaagaaaaacagcaacagaagcAAGTAAAGCAagtaatattataactttatttctgtcattaaaaTAGACCAGGGAATGTGAAAGCCTACATAATCCTTGAGTTTAGTGATTCCTGGGGCTGTAatgattcctcgaatgattcgagtaccttgattattaaaattcctcgaggaaaacgtatctgcctcgaagcttcgttaaattaagttttattatttagcgcgcCGTGTTCCGCCCGGGTCATTATTTGTGGTGGgcagcgctctcacttc
This genomic window from Xiphophorus couchianus chromosome 24, X_couchianus-1.0, whole genome shotgun sequence contains:
- the dedd gene encoding death effector domain-containing protein; protein product: MTSQQQQPIPNAGIPAHLAPNSSAHSQLRVDSSQSRANSGPLEHRALLGRRGCRSVAATSDQTANRNTSAHSTNSSTSRQDGGFEPWPEEAVDNSHGLYSLHRMFDIVGAQLTHRDVRVLSFLFVDVIDEYERGGIRSGRDFLLALERQGRCDETNFRHVLQLLRIITRHDLLPYVTLRKRQTVCPDPVDKYLEETSVRYISPRGSEQCKDGVAHRRTGSQPFICCSPSGSHVGSPRTKPSPPAPHRKRKRSNSSADCKEKQTCDIRLRVRAEYCQHESALQGNIFSNKQEAVERQFERFNQANTILKSRDLGSIICDIKFSELTYLDAFWRDYINGSLLEALKGVFITDSLKQAVGHEAIKLLVNVDEEDYLAGRCKLLRNLVASGGSLRVGNRDAVS